The stretch of DNA ggtggatacgcgcggaatggaatttctTGAGTATTAATTAGCTTGCTCGACGTTGGGTTtgtcttgttgaggtaagtaacacttctaaacttggagctaagggtatgaaccctgaatatatgtgttatgtgatttggttggaggtgatgcacatgttaggtgatgggtgtgtgggcgtgcaccgttgaaATTATGACGTAATTAATTCTGTGGAACTTTATAGTAAATTTATCTTGGCATTTTCCTTGTAGTTAAAGTAATTTGAggtgagaatcatgttaaaatcatgttaaagctatatgccagtattattgagacccacagaggtcatattgatgttgaatttgtttaaattgaaatttgaaaccCAGTCGTGTTCATtcatttatatcatatctcagtctctgttgttatttattgatacataatatcatcatttttgggctgattttcatgatattttttagcccgagaaactggagagatttatgactgagtgagcccGAGGGCTTAATTGTgagtatatttatgggatcgagttatGCGCCGCAGCatatttcattgttatatgccatgattggcttgatatagcgcttgagctAAAGGAGCCCCTTCAGAGTTTGTACACACacccagtaagcgcaggtacctactgagtgcgagtgtcgagtgccgagcgTGAGTGACGAatgatttgggaggattgagtgactgtggggcatgagtgactgtgaggattgagtgattgggaggactgagtgactgagaggattgagtgactgggaggactgagtgaattgatactctgagagtatgcatatggctttatcactatgttgtattgcattggcatgcacattgacatgtaggcatagagatgtacttttctcatgccatttgaaaatgaaatttcCTATCGTGgaagaaagtttttgggaaaaatcacagttttcagatttactcatattttggtgatttcagtgaaaagaattgagttttactattatacttgaaaagaaaatatttattttttccagaactgtgaatgagctgagcattttattattgagttattctttgtattgcctcaattttattgttatgagatgttactgGGTATTGGTTTGGActttgaccttggtacaagctcgtcactactttcaacctaaggttagatttgttacttattgagtacatgggatcggttatactcatactatacttctgcaccctgcgtgtagattttggaagttgatgttgttgtgcatagcgggagctagcattgaagatgtacctgcgatccagtcacaactgcctcttgttcttggtagctttagaattattaatatgttcatgtatatttcaaacagataatgtattttattgcataccagctttgtaaattcaaatcttagaagctcgtgatttgtactaccagtctctggggagtgtattagagtcagctaaatattaatttaattgtATTGTTGTTATTTCGCGTACTTAGAgagtgaggttaggtgccatcatggctagtcaaaatttgggtcgtgacacataccctggagtctaaaggtttcaagttaagCAGGACCcaaacagaatacttggagtgtgaATTCAGTGGTTCGACTTAGGTTGGGGACGGAGAAGTGAGGCTTGATTATCAAGTCATTTAATCACTCCCAACTATacctcctaagaggtctagccgccattgcaaatataatccagtttacaaatccggagtcgaatcccacagggaattaacctactaatcacAATCACTAGTTTCGCAaaaattcaagtaatcaaccttcatAAATATTAAATAATGGTTTGACTTTTATTAACTAAGGATAAAGTGATTAAAATGTAATAATTTATAACTAACAGAACAAATGATGTAGACAAGAATTTGAAAAGTCTAAGGTtttgattttcccaattgtcaaAATCTCCTCTGCTACGTTTCCTATAGATTCGCccaagtattctctaccgatcgtgagtactttgggtaTCGTAGTTCTCTCTCGagaaactaccacaatttactagacgtatcctgtagaactacgctagctggcactaattcaacgttcactacgatcgcaccaagattTTGTTATCTTTAATCCTGCCTTTAAACTCTCCGTATTGATTTCTCAAATACGTTAGGAGTaatattgttcaacaactaccgaTATGTGTACTCTCTCTCTAGtagtacacactaaataggcatagttaattgagagctcttcaatcaacaataacgaaaatatagttgaacaagcaGAGAAAGATCAacggcaaatttatattaaacaTAGTGAAAagtcatccttcaataggttccatcaaacccaaGTTGAGAGAGTTCAGCCACTCGTAAATGTATAAATAATCATCATGAAATTCAAAGACACTAAACTACAAAGTAAAGAGATAAACAGAGGGAAAACTCGTTTGATTCTTGCTCCACAGTGTCATGTAGgctttttcttctccaaaataATGTCCAACCCTTTATCAATTAATTTAAGGAGTATTTATATGTTAGGGTCGAGGTCCTTGAGTCCAAATCCGGGTCGGAGTCTTTTAATTCACGCACTTTTGATCACTGGGATATAGACCTCGCGAGGCCATGATTATAGCGCGGCCAGCCTGGCTACATAGCTGGCTACGCCTGGCCTATAGCACGGTAAAGCTGGCTAAAGAGCTGGATACTTGGCCTGTAGCCAGGCTTGGGTACTTGGtgttttgtgctcttttcttgaATTTTTGTCATGTTTTCGTGCAACTTTCATTCGACTCTTTCTTCCaatgctcctacacataaaataacataatttagctcaaatgTCGCACAATTAATtactaaaccaacaaaatatagggcgagtaatgtactaaaacTATAGCATTTTGGCCAAACATCATCATCCCTATGAGAGAGTATTTTAAATAACTTAGGTCGGTTATACAGGGGAATAGAGAGATCGACGAGGATATTACACATCGTATTTGGGCGGGATGGATAAAATGGAGGCTCGCTTCAGGTATTTTTTTATGATAAGAATCTGCCACATACACTTAAAGGCAGGTTTTATAGAGCGATGGTCAGACCGACTGTGTTATGTAGGgcggagtgttggccagtcaagaactcccatgttCAAGAAATGAAGGTGGCTGAAATGAGGATATTGAGATGGATGTACCGGTATACCAGGCTAGAAAAAATTAGAAATGAAGTTATTCGCGACAATGTGGGTGTGTCCCCTTTGGAGGACAAGATGGGGAaggcgagacttagatggtttgagaatgtgaagaggagagacatGTATGCTTCGATGAGGAGGTGTGAGATGTTGGCTCTGGAGGGCctaaggagaggtagaggtaggccaaagaagtattggagagaggtgattaggcaaaaTATAGCGTTACTCCAGCTCACTAAGGACATGACCATGGATAGGATGGTGTGGAGGTTGAGAATTAAGGTAAAGTGTTAAGATAGGTCGCCTAGCATTGTCCTTGTCTGTGACAGTAGCTTTAGTACTTGAGTTAGTGTTATTAATGTATTTCGTATTCCTTGACTTCTATGATTAGTTGTTGTTGTTTTCGTTCCGACCTTCTGATTGCAGTACTCCgttttagttttgtatttttatatttttgcttCGGTTTCTATTTGGTGTGCTTGCTGCTGCTCTTCCTTTTATCTTTCTTAAGCCGAGGATCTTTCGGAAATGCCTTATTGAAAGTAGGGGTGATTTCTGCTTACATACTACCCTCGTTATACCTCACTTATGGGGTTAcacgggtatgttgttgttatataccattgaactttttaaaaaaacttaTAGTATATTGACTTATACAACTCATTCTCCCGTATATttagtgaatatatatatatatatatatatatatatatatatatatatatatatatatccactaAATACAAGTAATATTTTATATAGTTCGGACATTATATATACactgtatattatatatattatataatatattttaaatatataacaTACAGTTTCTATAAGAAAATATGTAGTATACAATACACTAATGGAGAAATTGGGGGAAATTAATATGATAGATACTTTTAGGTGAGAGAGAATCTTAAGAGAAAGATATTAGGATACATTTTAAGTGAGAGAATTTCAGGACAGATATATTAGGGATATAAaaagttataaatttttaaaataaattatattagaTGTAATTTTATGAAAATAGTAtagaaaatttaaataaatattaaaaaaattatattctatGTAAATTCCTCATTTATTTTCATGAGGGGAAGCGCGGGAGAGTACCCCTTCCAAGTGGGCTTGAGATTCGAGGTCACCAGTTCGAGACCAGATTATATGGGCCGGAAGATGTGCCCCAACATTTACTGAACTTTATTGGCATTTGGTTTCGTTTCTCGCCCGACAGTTTGTTCATTTCCCTTTAAAAAAAGAATTATTCTAAATAGCAGTTTACCTAatcgcttaaattaaaaatagtcagAGTATGTACAATATATGTATAACCcgtatataattatatataccgattaaaaaattaaatagtaaattcagctggctatttgtgtaaagacaacaaaaataaagaattaacctaaatGGTCGTCCACCAACGCTTAAGACGTATGCAGATAGAAAAAGTAAATAGTAAATTTGGCCGACTATTTTTGTGTAAAGATATCAAAAGAAAAGAATTAAATAATTGTCCACTCAAGCGCTTAAACTAAAAAGAGACAATGAATGTATAATACATGTATGGCCtatgtataattaatatataatttacGTATACcgattataaaaaataaatagtgaaTCCGACTGTTAATTTGTGTAAAGATCTCAAAGAACTCAAAAATAATTACTGGATGAGGCCTGAAAGTCTCAGATAAGATATTTAAAAATAGATGTAGTCGCACTTCTGTTACGGCTTGAATaagaatgaaaagaaaaaataagaaatttaagagATTGATCTGATCTTTTGTGAAATAAAATTCATTGAATCATTTCTGTTTTGTTAATTCCTAGCTTTTATGCAATTTTTAAAATGTCTTTAAAAATAACTTCGTTCAAGTATTAAAATCTCAAACCCAAATGGATATTTCGACATCTACTCAGTGGATTTCGTTAACAGGATATGTCTAATCTTCCTCATTAGAAAAGTTATAAGAAGATAGCCCCATAATTACATCATATTAATGCTTTATTTTATAAGATTTTCTGAATATTATGAAATGGATCAAAAGTCTTTAGGCCTGCAATTCCAatacaagaagaaaaaaaattccaACTTTGTTATTATCTCCTTGCAATATGTCCGACTCACATGGATATATAGAAAAAGTACCAACTGACGACAAAGCAAATAATCCAGAAAAACATCAAGATTTTCACAAAGACAGAATTAGAAGAAGCCAAACATATTAtaagaaccaaaaaaaaaaaaaaaaatcttcaagGTAGCATTATCAATAGTCTATAATAGCAAGCACCAAATTCCAAAATTGAAACCAAATTAAATAAGAGGCACCAATCAAATTCTAAGGTGCATAAACATCCAAAGTTAATCTTGGAGTAACCATAGCTTGAAGAGGGACAGCTTTCTGCAAAGCTAATCCAAAAGCTTCCTCCATATTAAGATCAATAACATCATTTGGTAATTTCCAATCAAATGAATGAACCAAAGTTCCCAATATATACTCCACCATTACTATTCCCATTCTTGTTCCTGCACAAATTCTTCGTCCAGCACCAAATGGAATTAGCTCAAAATCGTTCCCTCTTGGATCAATCTTCACGTTTTTCCCACTCAAGAACCTTTCAGGATTGAACTCTAGTGGTTTTTCCCACACATCAAAATCTCTTCCAATCGCCCAAATATTAACACTCAGTCTAGTGTTTTTTGGTATGTAATAACCATTCACTTCACATGGTTCGTTCGAGATTCTAGGGAGATTTAATGGTGTAGATGGATGTTTTCGAAATGTTTCTTTGCAAATTGCTCGTAGATAAGGAAGATTTGGGATATCAGATTCAAGTAAACGCCTATTTCTTCCAATAACTTGATCCATTTCTGCTTGTGCTTTTTTCAGAATTCTTCGATTTTTC from Nicotiana tomentosiformis chromosome 11, ASM39032v3, whole genome shotgun sequence encodes:
- the LOC138901976 gene encoding uncharacterized protein: MVRPTVLCRAECWPVKNSHVQEMKVAEMRILRWMYRYTRLEKIRNEVIRDNVGVSPLEDKMGKARLRWFENVKRRDMYASMRRCEMLALEGLRRGRGRPKKYWREVIRQNIALLQLTKDMTMDRMVWRLRIKVKC